The genomic interval TTCAGGAACACTCGTTCTTGACTGATCGTTCCTTTATTGGCTACCGTGATCGCCATGGGACGGCCGAGGGCTTTTGACGAGGACGAGGTTGTGCGAGACGCGGCGGCGCTGTTCGCCGGACGGGCGTACGACAGCGTGTCGGTCGACGACCTCGTCAACCACCTGGGGGTGCACCGCAACAGCCTCTACAAGGTGTTCGGCAGCAAGCGCGGGCTCTATCTGGCCGCCCTGCGGCACGGGCTGGCCGGCGAGGGGCCCGGCCTCGATCTGCTGCTGCTCGCCATGGCCGAACGCGCGCCGGTCGACGCCGAGGTCGCCGCGCTCGTCCAGGCCGTCCTG from Paractinoplanes brasiliensis carries:
- a CDS encoding TetR/AcrR family transcriptional regulator, whose product is MGRPRAFDEDEVVRDAAALFAGRAYDSVSVDDLVNHLGVHRNSLYKVFGSKRGLYLAALRHGLAGEGPGLDLLLLAMAERAPVDAEVAALVQAVLHDLDQALGSAGATATLLGDRLRARAAS